From one Paractinoplanes brasiliensis genomic stretch:
- a CDS encoding caspase family protein, translating into MRNLYALLVGIDRYRTVPGLSGCVRDVLDARAHLGSTTAPGTELVLKVLLNEQATRAAVVDGIVKHLGQAGPDDVALFWFAGHGSEWPAPPWAEPFEPTGTIQTLVCADSRTGDVPDLWDKELSLLLDDVSDRAGHVTVVLDSCHSDGATRELREREPAVRTRSAPPPDSTPALDALRPRLEERLRAGNPAQHVVLAACRSFEAAEERTLDRERRGVFTWSLLRAMRRLGPGATYTDLLLAARTEVEMHSCTQTPQARPRASRLLDQPFLGGAVQPADRNIRMRRAPEGWVIDAGALHGLPVGDGLRVGVRGRPGEQAAVVEVRATDSRVEPVAGWAPDERTPYPMVVTSVPTPPITVTVDDEQLGKTLGRSLDVRVVDSAHVPDLRAGYDDGELTVADQHGEQLLQQEYDVEEAATAIEHIGRWLQVWHRRNDASALGSPVRVEVLSASDGRLLERDASGEYVVRYAGGKPPEILIRLRNTADRPLYCALLDLTPRFKVDPVLFPGDFVAAGRVGHCLNGRRIKAYLPPGVPVAAGAAVKDRLKLFVAEEQFGVEPFVMPALPATFGVRGGVRRDLADAALPAGHDWTTDEVSLRIEVPR; encoded by the coding sequence ATGCGAAACCTGTACGCCCTCCTGGTCGGCATCGACCGCTACCGGACGGTGCCCGGACTGTCGGGCTGTGTCCGCGACGTTCTCGACGCCCGCGCCCATCTGGGGTCCACCACGGCGCCCGGCACCGAGCTGGTCCTCAAGGTGCTGCTGAACGAGCAGGCCACCCGCGCCGCGGTGGTCGACGGGATCGTGAAGCACCTGGGCCAGGCCGGGCCGGACGACGTCGCGCTGTTCTGGTTCGCCGGGCACGGCTCCGAATGGCCCGCCCCGCCCTGGGCCGAGCCGTTCGAGCCGACCGGCACGATCCAGACCCTGGTGTGCGCGGACAGCCGTACGGGTGACGTCCCCGACCTGTGGGACAAGGAGCTGTCGCTGCTGCTGGACGACGTGAGCGACCGCGCCGGGCACGTGACCGTCGTGCTGGACAGCTGCCACTCCGACGGCGCCACCCGCGAACTGAGAGAACGGGAACCGGCCGTACGCACGAGGTCGGCGCCGCCACCGGACAGCACGCCCGCGCTGGACGCCCTGCGCCCCCGGCTCGAGGAGCGGCTGCGGGCCGGCAACCCGGCCCAGCACGTCGTCCTGGCCGCCTGCCGGTCCTTCGAGGCCGCCGAGGAACGGACCCTGGACCGCGAGCGCCGCGGCGTCTTCACCTGGTCGCTGCTGCGCGCGATGCGGCGGCTCGGCCCCGGCGCCACCTACACCGACCTGCTGCTGGCCGCGCGCACCGAGGTCGAGATGCACTCCTGCACGCAGACGCCGCAGGCCCGGCCGCGCGCCTCACGCCTGCTCGACCAGCCGTTCCTGGGCGGGGCGGTCCAGCCGGCCGACCGCAACATCCGCATGCGCCGGGCGCCGGAGGGCTGGGTGATCGACGCCGGGGCGCTGCACGGCCTGCCGGTCGGGGACGGCCTGCGCGTGGGTGTGCGCGGACGGCCGGGCGAGCAGGCGGCCGTGGTCGAGGTCCGGGCGACGGACAGCCGGGTCGAGCCGGTCGCCGGCTGGGCGCCGGACGAGCGTACGCCGTACCCGATGGTGGTCACGTCGGTGCCGACTCCGCCGATCACGGTGACGGTCGACGACGAGCAGCTGGGCAAGACGCTGGGGCGGTCGCTGGACGTACGGGTGGTGGATTCCGCTCATGTTCCGGACCTGCGGGCCGGCTACGACGACGGCGAGCTGACGGTGGCCGACCAGCACGGCGAGCAACTGCTGCAGCAGGAGTACGACGTCGAGGAGGCGGCCACGGCGATCGAGCACATCGGCCGGTGGTTGCAGGTGTGGCACCGGCGCAACGACGCGAGCGCGCTGGGTTCCCCCGTACGGGTGGAAGTGCTCTCGGCGTCCGACGGCCGGCTGCTGGAACGGGACGCGTCGGGCGAGTACGTCGTCCGCTACGCCGGCGGCAAGCCGCCGGAGATCCTCATCCGGTTGCGCAACACCGCCGACCGGCCGCTCTACTGCGCGCTGCTCGACCTGACGCCGCGTTTCAAGGTGGACCCGGTCCTGTTCCCGGGTGACTTCGTCGCCGCCGGCCGGGTGGGTCACTGCCTGAACGGGCGGCGGATCAAGGCGTACCTGCCACCGGGCGTCCCCGTGGCGGCGGGGGCGGCGGTGAAGGACCGGCTGAAACTGTTCGTGGCCGAGGAGCAGTTCGGGGTCGAGCCGTTCGTGATGCCGGCGCTGCCCGCCACGTTCGGCGTGCGGGGCGGCGTGCGCCGCGACCTCGCGGACGCGGCTCTGCCGGCGGGCCACGACTGGACGACCGACGAGGTGTCGCTGCGCATCGAAGTCCCGCGGTGA